A single Anopheles arabiensis isolate DONGOLA chromosome 2, AaraD3, whole genome shotgun sequence DNA region contains:
- the LOC120897276 gene encoding uncharacterized protein LOC120897276 has protein sequence MSRYVCVCMCVCLSYTCFECFDSPEYQQASTNHYTDKSYTNTATVSGHSTISHQRSSTRSTASAGYDHTKVKEYYRRHQQHTGTTADQHHAYSSSSRESSRQTTFEHRRSLRASTGSSSYHHLHSSSSPYYYGSMQGLGHLSHGESSGRDVTTSSDVAARQRRNYLSHYDRLTTTTTTGTTMRKSPTVADQQQHQQQQGFTKVERTEWRSRDWARIKRTSPTVMPLTETMEDDTATSGRHSVGGGRGSSSGGAVQATTSTTESAATTTREESKSQRTAQLQVSTEMMDRTTTTTVGGKRSQTYPYHYRMDTFATTLSRGHDSQTVHSSLEMYQPIVQTVLRDRLVKRGSNLLLVCSFWGVNCEIEWVHNYTKLSSGAKYRISRHQGMSILEIYDITHQEAGMYKCVVRNDCGEDVTNCCILVLDHIRLSSTKQTRPDRHTLTRRF, from the exons ATGTCTagatatgtatgtgtgtgtatgtgtgtgtgtttatcttACActtgttttgaatgttttgattcCCCAGAGTACCAGCAGGCCAGTACAAATCACTACACAGACAAATCGTATACTAACACCGCTACTGTCAGTGGCCACAGCACCATCTCCCATCAGCGGTCTTCGACACGGTCGACGGCAAGTGCCGGGTACGATCACACCAAAGTGAAGGAGTACTACAGAAGACATCAACAACACACCGGTACTACCGCCGATCAGCATCAtgcgtacagcagcagcagccgtgaGAGCAGCAGGCAAACGACCTTCGAGCATCGTCGATCGTTGCGTGCCTctacgggcagcagcagctaccaCCATCTtcacagtagcagcagcccgTACTATTACGGTTCCATGCAGGGGCTTGGCCACTTGAGCCACGGTGAATCGTCGGGTCGTGATGTAACAACCTCTTCAGACGTTGCGGCGAGACAGCGTCGCAACTACCTCTCTCACTACGACCggttgacgacgacgacgacgaccggcACAACGATGCGGAAATCGCCGACCGTAgcggaccagcagcagcaccagcagcagcagggtttCACGAAGGTGGAGCGAACGGAATGGCGTTCACGCGACTGGGCCCGCATCAAGCGAACTAGCCCGACGGTGATGCCACTTACCGAGACGATGGAGGATGATACGGCGACAAGCGGCCGTCACTCCGTTGGTGGTGGCAGGGGCAGCAGTAGCGGTGGTGCCGTGCAAG CAACCACCAGCACAACGGAATCGGCGGCGACTACGACTCGCGAAGAATCCAAATCCCAACGCACCGCCCAGCTTCAAGTGTCCACCGAGATGATGgaccgcaccaccaccaccaccgtcggtGGTAAACGATCCCAAACCTACCCGTACCACTACCGGATGGACACGTTCGCAACGACGTTGTCCCGTGGCCACGACAGTCAGACAGTTCACAGCTCGCTCGAGATGTACCAACCGATCGTGCAGACGGTGTTGCGCGATCGGCTGGTCAAGCGCGGCTCCAACCTGCTGCTGGTCTGCTCGTTCTGGGGCGTCAACTGTGAGATCGAGTGGGTGCACAACTACACGAAGCTGAGCAGCGGGGCCAAGTATCGGATCTCGCGCCACCAGGGCATGAGCATACTGGAGATCTACGACATCACGCACCAGGAGGCGGGCATGTACAAGTGCGTGGTGCGGAACGATTGTGGCGAGGACGTCACGAACTGTTGCATTCTCGTGCTGGACCACATACGGCTCTCGTCGACGAAGCAAACCCGACCGGACCGCCACACGCTGACGAGACGGTTTTAG